The DNA window AGCTTTTTTGATCTTAGCATTTATGAGTATATAGGCTGTTCTGGTGTACTAGAAAGCGATATCAAAAAACTTGATCTCTATAATCACTGGTGCAAGATCTCACGCGCCTCTACTATGCTCTGCGTCACGCATGATAGCGGCGAGAGTGACAACCTAGTCTATCTATATGACTGGGAGAAATTTAGCCGTATCTACATAAATACAGGAAATTGAGTTGGCAAAGCAAAAGGCAAAAATCGCACCTATTTGGGCTAGAGCAAAGGCCTTCGTTATCGATCTTTTTATCATCGGTATGCCGATATTTTATGCGATAACATATCTTGTACTTGATGGCAAAGAGGCGTTTTTGCATAACCAAATTGCTATTTTTAGTGCAAATAGCTTGATCTCACTTATAATGTGCCTTTTTTTTAGCATAAAAGCACAAACTCCAGGCTACAAAGCACAAGAAATTTATCTAATAAACCTAAAAACCGGTAGAAAACTAAGCTTTTTTCACACCATCTTGCGCCAAATTTGCTTTGCCTTTGCTGGCTTTAGCATACTTGGACTTTGCCTTTGTTTCTTTAGAAAAGATAAACTAAATCTGCACGACATCATCACTCACTCAGCTGCCGTGCAAAGA is part of the Campylobacter concisus genome and encodes:
- a CDS encoding RDD family protein, translated to MAKQKAKIAPIWARAKAFVIDLFIIGMPIFYAITYLVLDGKEAFLHNQIAIFSANSLISLIMCLFFSIKAQTPGYKAQEIYLINLKTGRKLSFFHTILRQICFAFAGFSILGLCLCFFRKDKLNLHDIITHSAAVQRSEG